The bacterium sequence ACTGTCTGGTTCAGAACCATTTTTTCGGTATCCATGATGCAGTCGTCTCCTGTCATATCCTGTCGTTAAAGCTTAACCAATGAGGGGATGCAATATCCTTGCCCCTATTCATTCAAGGGGAAAAAAATATTCTTTCTTTGGTTAATTTCAAGGGATCTCCAGCTTTATGCCCTCTGCAGCGGCTTGCCAGGCTGCCAGATTGCACGACTGGTCTCCTCCGGTACACCTTTGCAGTCCCCAGCCTTTCCCTGCCCGGCACAACCTGCACACTATCGTGTGCACATGTTTCTATCCATGTACACCCTTCAAGGATCACATGCAACCCCTCCCATGGAACCTGCTGAAAATAAAGAGTATTTTACAGCCTTCACCTTGGTACACATATTGAATGAAAAACATGCCACCATTTGATCCAATGAGAAGGTTCACAAGTCCAGGAGGCGATGGGGTTTTAAAGATGAAGAACAGTAAGGAAAAAAAGACTTTGCTCATTGTGGATGACGTTGAACTCTTTATTCAGCTCCAGATATCCCACCTCGGACACAGTCGCTACCATATTCACACCGCCCGCAACGGATCGGACGGATTGCAAATAGCTCGCTCCGTGAAACCTGATCTCATCCTTATGGATCTGTTCATGCCGGACATGGACGGGGACCAGGTCTGCCAAATTCTGAAAGGGGATCCCGAAACAGCCTCCATCCCGGTGGTCCTGGTCAGCTCAGGCACGAGAGGCAGGTCAAGGGATGCATCTGTTTTATCCAATTGCGATGGGCTTATTTTCAAACCAGTAAGAAGAGACCTGCTGCTTTCGGTGGTGGAAAACCTTCTCGGCACCAACCTCAGGGCTTGCGACAGGATCCGGGTGTCGATCGCGGGCACAGCGACCCTGGATGAAAGGGATTACCCCATCACCGTTCACACTCTCAGCAGTAACGGAGTTTTCGTAGAGATTGAACAGCAGCTTATCAGGGGAGACCTGATGGAGCTTTCCTTTCCTTTGCCGGATCAGGAAGGGAAGATCCACATCCGTACAGCAGCCGTGGTCTGGTGTAATTCAATGGAAACGGGCGGCTCTTCCGGTGCTGGAATCTATTTCCTGACTATCGACCAGGCAATGAGGAAGCGGATAAGCAGCTTTGTTGAAACCCGGACAGGAGTCAACTCTGCTCTTTTTGATAAAAATACTTCTTTCGAAAACGGCTCATGGTAGGTGTAGCTCAATCTCAAATCTCATTTTTGACTCATCCGGGAAATGAGTACCTGCAAATGAGCCCTGCTTTCACCAAACCGGTAACTGTCAAATTCTAAAAACTTAATTAACCACAGATGGTACACCCATAGACGCGCTTCGCTTGCTCCCCTCGACACGCTCGGGACAGGCAGGGCAGGCAGGGTTTCACGGAGTTAAATCATGCAATGAAACAAAACCTCAATTTTTTCACCACCCGTTCGTCACTCACTTCAATAATGTGACTCACTAAAGGACACTGAGAACACCCTTCGGTCCCGCCATGGGCTGGACTCAGGGCAGACTGAGGAATCAATCAGTTGATTTCGATATTATTCCCCCTCTCCCCCGGTGGAAGAGGGGTGGGGTGAGGGGGAATTTTCACCCCCACCTCTTATCCTCCCCCCTCAAGGGGGAGGAAGAATAAGGAAGTGGACTATTTAGTAAAAAATATCGCTTTTATAAGTACCGTTGTTAAAACCAGGTACGCATAAACCGGAAAAACCCCATTTTAAATTTTCTTTTTCAGGATCTCGTAGTAGGCCATGATATTTTCCACATAGCGGACAGGCTCGGTCCCTCTCGCATATCCGTACCGTGTCTCATGGTAAAATTCGGGCATCTGCAGAAAAGGCAGGGCCTCAACAAGGGATGACCAGGAATTGTCCTGGCGACCGTGCTGCCTTATTATCTCCTGCGCATCCCTGACGTGTCCATATCCCACGTTGTAGCTTGCCAGAGAAAACAATAACCTGTCCTCTTCGTTGTCGATATCGTCAAACCGCTCATAGAGGCTGGCCAGATATCCCACACCTGCGTCGATACTCTGCTCCGGGTCCATCCGGTTGACGACACCCATCTCAGCAGCTGTCCTCTGTGTCACCTGCATTAGTCCCCTGACTCCGGTGTGGCTTCTGGCGCGCGGGTTGAAATGGGATTCCTGGTAGATCATGGCGGCTATGAGGCGCCAGTCGAACCCATGTTTATCCGCAGCCTCTCTTATCATCTTCCGGTATCGGGGCAGGTCCGTTTCCACCCTCAGGTGAAACGCCTTGAGATCGAATCTGTTCAGACTATTCCCATCGTCATGGTATAGACTGTAGATCTCATTCAAGGTCCCGTCAGTTCTGATCCGGGTGAAAAACCCGTTCATGGTCTCCAGCAATTCCCCGTTACCCTTACGTACAGCCCACGCCAGGGACTGCGGTTCAGACAGGGGAAAAGCGATCCTTATGTCCGGATGATACATCCTGTTGAGAAGTGCAATATTGGAATCGGCCACGGTTATTTCGATCTCTGAATCCGCCACCTGCCTGATCAGCTCATCGGTGGGTACATTCGGAACCAGAACCAGCTCCATGTCCACACCCTCCCCGAGAAGCTCCGCCAGTCGCTCCTGGTAGGAAGTCCCTGCCCTGACGTGGACCGTCTTTCCATTAAGGTCGTCTACACTCTCAATATCGTAATTATCGTGGTGCACGATCACTTCCTGCTGAACGGTGAGGTAAGGATCGGAAAAATCGACCCGCCTTTTCCGGGAAGGAACAACCGTTACTCCCGCCGCGATGAAATCACCTTCACCGTGATCAAGCATGTCAAACATTTCCAGCCATCCGGGGGTGACCACTTCAAGATCGACTTCCAGGTACCTTGCGAACTCGGCAGCGAGATCGTATTCGAATCCGGCGGGTTGTTCCCGGTAAAGATAGTACGTACTACCGTTGTTCTGGGTAATTACAATAATGCTTCCGCGTTCACGAATACGCTCAAGGGAAGTTGGCTTGGAAAGGTGGACCTTCTGGCAGGAAAAGAACAAACCGGTGAGGAAAGTTAAAAACATGAAAAAGAGGAAAGACTTTATAAGACCCCTCAACATCCCTAACTATACCATGGTTAATCGTCCCTTTGCGATGCGCCCTGAGAGGCGGAGTCGGCCCGGACCCAAACAAAGCGGGGACGGAATATTTTCCGCCCCCGCTTTCCTGCAAACAGATAACTGATATCAGTTAACCTTCTGCTGGTACCTTTCCTGATAATATTTCTGGATCTCCTCCAGTTTCTTCTGGTCGAAGCCCTTGATAAACCATTCATGCCTCTCATCACTGAGAATATATTGGTTGATTATCTTCTCGTACACCTCAGGTTTACCGGCCTCCTCCGACAGACGCTTTGCTGCGGGCAGATACTCTGTATAGAAATGTTTGGCCACTTCATACAGACCGTGCCACCAGGCATAGTCCGGACCCGACATGGCGGCTCCGTGCCTTGCCCGGCGTCCTTCGTGGTGCCACAGTTCCCAGTAGATCCAATCGATCTCGTCGTTGAAGTTGCCTGCGGGAATCACACCCTCCTTGTGGAGAAGATCTCTGATCTCCATTGCCGGGATCCCGAACTTGGTGTCGTAAAGTTCCACAAACTCGTCCAGCTGCTTGTAGAAACCGTCTACGAAGCCACCAGCGTGACAGGCCGTGCAGATCTCCTCCATGGCAGCCCGCTTCTTTTGGCTATTTTCCATCTTCTTGGAAACAGGAGCGCGAAGGTTCCAGCTGAGCCGCTTCCCCACATCGTGGGTGACGCCCTCCTTGCCCCCGGCGCTCATGTGGCAAGTGGCGCAGGTGGGAGCATCGAAGTAGTCCACCCCTGCTACCCACTTGGGCTGATCCATGTTCAGCTCATCTTCGAAAGCCCTGTAGAGAATTCCGTGTTTGGATTCTTCGTAAACTTCCTTTTGTGGATGGTCGGGGCCAAGGTGGCACTTGCCGCACACTTCCGGCTTTCTGGCCTGTGACTTGCTGAACCGGTGCCGGGTGTGACAAGCCGAACACGAACCCTTGGAACCATCGGGGTTGATGCGCCCGATACCAGTATTGGGCCAGGTACTCGGATCAAGGGTGCCATCGTTGTTCGTTAGCACTATGGAACCGTGGCACTGGCGGCACCCCACCGCCACAGCCGGCGGACCACCCAGCGTCTGGCCCAGCAGGCCGTCTGCCGAGTTGATGATGTTGCCAGCTTCGGCGTGATGGCTGGCCTCCTGCTCCTCTGTCTCGGCGGCGTGACACCTGCCGCAATCCCTGGGCGAAACGATAATGGCGATGGTGTAGCCGTTGTGGTCCATGGCGTCCTTATCGCCCTTTTCCGCCTTGTGGCACTCGTAGCAGCCCACTCCAGCGTTCCAGTGGTTGCTCTTGTCCCACTGCTTGACGATGCCGAGAGTGCCTTGAGTGTGACATTCAAGACACTCGCCGGTTGCCTCCGAAATTTTGGCCGCCGCCGGACCGGCCGCCAGCAAAGAGCAAACGGCAAATACAAGAATGGCAAGTAATACTTTTTTCATGTGGTTCCCCCTTTTAGTGGGTGATTCCTGGTCACAAAAGCTCCTTTTACCAACCAAATGTTCTTTTTTAATAATAGCAGGTCTCAGGCATGATATTTTTTATCACGGGCGGAAGACTGAAGAATTGATCCAGGTCAAAGAGGAAAGAGGAAACCACGCTTTTTCCTTCCCGTTGAGCAAAAAGCCGATAACGGACTTTTTGCGACCCTGTCCGCGCCCCGAGGAGGGCGCCCGGATCGATGAGCGCCAGCCTGCGTCATCGATCCGTGAGGAAAGGGGAAACGACGCTTTTCCCTTTCCGTTGAGCAAAAAGCCGATAACGGACTTTTTGCGACCCTGTTAACGTTGAGTGTTGAAGTTTGAATTGTGGTGTTTCCGATCTATCGGGTTATATATGCCACAATTCAGGGCCTGATTTCAACCAGTCCCCTGCCCCCCTTCATAAGACTCCCCAGGCGCCATGCTCCCAAGCCCTCACGCCGCGTTTATCCCCTCCTGCGTCCGGCGTCCTGCGACTTAATTTGTTTCCGTTCTCAACGTAAAACG is a genomic window containing:
- a CDS encoding response regulator encodes the protein MKNSKEKKTLLIVDDVELFIQLQISHLGHSRYHIHTARNGSDGLQIARSVKPDLILMDLFMPDMDGDQVCQILKGDPETASIPVVLVSSGTRGRSRDASVLSNCDGLIFKPVRRDLLLSVVENLLGTNLRACDRIRVSIAGTATLDERDYPITVHTLSSNGVFVEIEQQLIRGDLMELSFPLPDQEGKIHIRTAAVVWCNSMETGGSSGAGIYFLTIDQAMRKRISSFVETRTGVNSALFDKNTSFENGSW
- the mltF gene encoding membrane-bound lytic murein transglycosylase MltF, with amino-acid sequence MLRGLIKSFLFFMFLTFLTGLFFSCQKVHLSKPTSLERIRERGSIIVITQNNGSTYYLYREQPAGFEYDLAAEFARYLEVDLEVVTPGWLEMFDMLDHGEGDFIAAGVTVVPSRKRRVDFSDPYLTVQQEVIVHHDNYDIESVDDLNGKTVHVRAGTSYQERLAELLGEGVDMELVLVPNVPTDELIRQVADSEIEITVADSNIALLNRMYHPDIRIAFPLSEPQSLAWAVRKGNGELLETMNGFFTRIRTDGTLNEIYSLYHDDGNSLNRFDLKAFHLRVETDLPRYRKMIREAADKHGFDWRLIAAMIYQESHFNPRARSHTGVRGLMQVTQRTAAEMGVVNRMDPEQSIDAGVGYLASLYERFDDIDNEEDRLLFSLASYNVGYGHVRDAQEIIRQHGRQDNSWSSLVEALPFLQMPEFYHETRYGYARGTEPVRYVENIMAYYEILKKKI
- a CDS encoding multiheme c-type cytochrome; the protein is MKKVLLAILVFAVCSLLAAGPAAAKISEATGECLECHTQGTLGIVKQWDKSNHWNAGVGCYECHKAEKGDKDAMDHNGYTIAIIVSPRDCGRCHAAETEEQEASHHAEAGNIINSADGLLGQTLGGPPAVAVGCRQCHGSIVLTNNDGTLDPSTWPNTGIGRINPDGSKGSCSACHTRHRFSKSQARKPEVCGKCHLGPDHPQKEVYEESKHGILYRAFEDELNMDQPKWVAGVDYFDAPTCATCHMSAGGKEGVTHDVGKRLSWNLRAPVSKKMENSQKKRAAMEEICTACHAGGFVDGFYKQLDEFVELYDTKFGIPAMEIRDLLHKEGVIPAGNFNDEIDWIYWELWHHEGRRARHGAAMSGPDYAWWHGLYEVAKHFYTEYLPAAKRLSEEAGKPEVYEKIINQYILSDERHEWFIKGFDQKKLEEIQKYYQERYQQKVN